The Gordonia iterans DNA window GGCACCTCCTCGCCCACGACCGCACCCTTGGTGACCACTCCGTACCGATCCAGAAGGACCTCGCAGGTCGCCGCCGCCGCCGTCGTCGGGTCCAGATCGACGCGTTCCAGCAGCGCCCAGCGTCCGCCGACCAGCGGGGGTGCCGATCCGGACCCGCCGACGCCCCCGGTCGGCAGATCGGCTCCGGCCAGATAGCGACTGGACAGTCGCGCGGTCCGCAGGCGTGGAGCGCGCCCGCCTCCGCGGACACGATGCGAGGGGGTCGACGAGCCGCTTTTGGAGCGTCCGGGTGTGAGCAGGGCACGGACCGGGGAGAACGAGTCGTTGGACACCAGGCCGGCCCACACCAGATCCCACAGCGCGGTGCGGCGGGATTCCTCGTCGTCGCCGAGCCCCGCGGTCAACTGCGGATAGCGGAGTGCACCGCCGCTCAGCTCGGCGAGCATCGCCTCGTGCAGCCCGGTCGCCTCCAGCGGGTCAGCGGGGCGCAGGGTGAGCGGCGCCGAATCGGCCGGGTGGAAGGCGATCCATCCGTCCGCGCCGGCGATCCGTCCGTGCCCGGACCAGATCACCTCGCCGCCGGCGAGCAGCTCGTCGAGCATCGCCGGGCGATAGTCGGCGATGCGCGCGGGCAGCACCAGTGCTTCCCACGCCGACGCCGGGATCGGCTGTCCGGCGAGTTGCTCGATCACCGACATCAGACCGTGCACGCCGCGCAGGCGAGGGTCGCGGGTTGGTCTCGATACGCCGGCACTCACTTCGTTCGTGCCGGCTACTCGACCACCAAGGGGGGTCGGGCCGCCGACGTGCTGCCAGTCCAGGAGGAAGCGGGCGTAGGCGGCGTGGTCGACCGGTTCCACGTCGGCCCGGCCGGCGGCGAGCGATCCGCGGCGCAACTGCCCGAGCACGTCGGTGTGGCACCACTGACTGCGTTCGCCGGTCGGGGGATCGTCGTCCGACACGAACTGGCCCTCGATCACCGTGCGCCGCCCGGCCAGCCGGGCGAGCACTTCCCGGACCACGGCGACGCCGAGGCCCAGGTCGGCGGCTGCGTCCGTGGCTGTGAACGGCCCGTGCGTGCGGGCGTAACGGTGGATCAGGTCGCCCACCGGGTCGGCCGGCGCCTCCAGATAGGCGGCCGGGACACCGAGCGGTGCCGGCACACCGAGGCCGTCGCGGAGGAGTGCGACATCGTCGATCGCCGCGAGGCGCTCCCGGCCGAGCATCACGACTGTGACGAGTCTGCCGAGTCCGGTGAGCTCGGCCAGGACCTCGTCGAGAGCTGCCTCGCCGCGGTAGCGGTCGGCGATCTGGTCGCGGGTGAGCGGTCCCAGCCAGCGCAGCAGGTCTGCGACGTCCTGACCGTCTCGCGCCCGGCGCTCCGGCGCGGTCCGCTGGAGGCGGGCGACGGTATCGGCGATCACCACCGGATCGAGCAGTTCGCGCAGGTCCACCCGCCCGAGCAACTGGGCCAGCAGCGACGTGTCGAGCGCCAGGGCCGTCGCGCGCCGCTCGGCGAGGGGTGCGTCGTCGTCGTACATGAACGATCCGGCGTAGCCGAGCAGCATGGCCGCGGCGAACGGCGACGGCGACGGGGTCTCCGTCTCGACCAGCCGGATCCGGCGGCGCTTGATCCGGGTGAGGACGTCGATCAGGGCGGGCAGATCGTACACGTCTTCGAGGCATTCGCGTGCGGTCTCCAGAATGATCGGGAAGTCCGGGTAGCGGGAGGCGACGGCCAGCAGCTCGGCGGCGCGCTGGCGTTGCTGCCAGAGGGGCGCCCGCTTGCCCGGATCGCGGCGCGGCAACAGGAGGGCGCGGGCCGCGCACTCGCGGAAACGGGCGGCGAAGAGCGAGGAATCGGCCAGTGCGCGCAGGGCGATGTCGCCGATCTCGTCCGGGTCGACGTCGAACACCTCTGCGCCCGGCGGGGTGTCGTCGGTGTCGGGCAGGCGCACGATGATGCCGTCGTCGGCGGCGGTGGCGACGCCGTCCAGACCGAGCCGTTCGTGCAAGCGGGTGGCGATCGCACTCGCCCACGGGGCGTGGACGCGAAGGCCGTACGGGGAGTGCAGGATCAGCCGCCAGTCGCCGAGCTCGTCGCGGAAACGCTCGACCACGAGCGTGCGGTCGGTGGGCAGCGTGCCGGTCGCCGCGCGCTGGTCGTCGAGCAGAGCGGCGAGGTTCCCGCGGGCGTTCTCGCTCAGCCCGATCCGGTCGGCGAGCGCACCGAACTTCTCCGGGTCGCCGGCTGCACCGACGAAGGCGCCCATCGCCGCGCCGAGCTCGGCGGGGCGGCCGATCGCGTCGCCGATCCAGAACGGGAGCCGGCCGGGCTGGCCGGGCGCAGGGATCACCAGCACCCTGTCGTGGGTGATCTCGACGATCCGCCAGCTGCTGGTGCCGAGCGCGAAGACGTCCCCGACGCGTGACTCGTAGACCATCTGCTCGTCGAGCTCGCCGACGCGGCGGGGGCCGCGCGCGTCCGTGGCTTCACCGGACGCGAGGAACACGCCGAACATGCCGCGGTCGGGGATGGTGCCGCCGGAGATCACCGCGGTCCGCAGGGTGCCCCGGCGGGCGGTGAGGGTGCCGGCGGCGCGGTCGTAGTCGACGCGGGCGGCCAGCCCGGCGAACTCGTCGGACGGGTAGCGGCCGGAGATCAGGTCGAGCACCGCGTCGTACACGTCGCGGGTCAGCTCGGCATACGGCGCCGAGCGTCGAACGGTGTCGAACCACTCGTCGACGTTCACGTCGTCGACCGCCGTCGCGGCGACGGTCTGCTGCGCCAGGATGTCCAGGGGATTCCGGGGGACGGTGAGCTGCTCGATCTCGCCGTCGAGCATGC harbors:
- a CDS encoding ATP-dependent helicase, which translates into the protein MAGTSIGTDFGPATRRWFTGAFGEPTAAQRGAWKSIAAGDHTLVIAPTGSGKTLAAFLWAIDRMIAEPRPGPGVRVLYVSPLKALAVDVERNLSAPLVGIGHAAQALGLPAPEVTVGVRSGDTPAAARRALISRPPDILITTPESLYLMLTSAARKTLSTVETVIVDEIHALAPTKRGSHLALSLERLDALLPAPAQRIGLSATVRPPETVARFLSGAAPCTVVRPPAVKTFDLSVQVPVEDMTDLPVLSSAEGPVLSSAEGPVLSSAESEELDDAFSPTAGSLWPFVESAIVDAIERNRSTIVFANSRRLAERLTARLNEISAERAGLTPDDGFDPLAANPAVPGGMPATINGAVVTGGAPAVLARAHHGSVSKEQRAEIEDSLKSGRLRCVVATSSLELGIDMGAVDLVIQVETPPSVASGLQRIGRAGHQVGEISRGIVFPKHRTDLIGCAVTVSRMLDGEIEQLTVPRNPLDILAQQTVAATAVDDVNVDEWFDTVRRSAPYAELTRDVYDAVLDLISGRYPSDEFAGLAARVDYDRAAGTLTARRGTLRTAVISGGTIPDRGMFGVFLASGEATDARGPRRVGELDEQMVYESRVGDVFALGTSSWRIVEITHDRVLVIPAPGQPGRLPFWIGDAIGRPAELGAAMGAFVGAAGDPEKFGALADRIGLSENARGNLAALLDDQRAATGTLPTDRTLVVERFRDELGDWRLILHSPYGLRVHAPWASAIATRLHERLGLDGVATAADDGIIVRLPDTDDTPPGAEVFDVDPDEIGDIALRALADSSLFAARFRECAARALLLPRRDPGKRAPLWQQRQRAAELLAVASRYPDFPIILETARECLEDVYDLPALIDVLTRIKRRRIRLVETETPSPSPFAAAMLLGYAGSFMYDDDAPLAERRATALALDTSLLAQLLGRVDLRELLDPVVIADTVARLQRTAPERRARDGQDVADLLRWLGPLTRDQIADRYRGEAALDEVLAELTGLGRLVTVVMLGRERLAAIDDVALLRDGLGVPAPLGVPAAYLEAPADPVGDLIHRYARTHGPFTATDAAADLGLGVAVVREVLARLAGRRTVIEGQFVSDDDPPTGERSQWCHTDVLGQLRRGSLAAGRADVEPVDHAAYARFLLDWQHVGGPTPLGGRVAGTNEVSAGVSRPTRDPRLRGVHGLMSVIEQLAGQPIPASAWEALVLPARIADYRPAMLDELLAGGEVIWSGHGRIAGADGWIAFHPADSAPLTLRPADPLEATGLHEAMLAELSGGALRYPQLTAGLGDDEESRRTALWDLVWAGLVSNDSFSPVRALLTPGRSKSGSSTPSHRVRGGGRAPRLRTARLSSRYLAGADLPTGGVGGSGSAPPLVGGRWALLERVDLDPTTAAAATCEVLLDRYGVVTKGAVVGEEVPGGFSRIYKALSVFEDSGQVRRGYFVDGLGGAQFAAGHTVDTLREAAVIPREEHLTALVLAATDPANPYGAALSWPNRDDDGHRPGRKPGALLVLVDGHATLFVERGGKRVLTFTDESDRLESAAGALAEAVRRGRVPRIHVDLVDGDPVQRTELGAVLAAQGFAATPRGLRMNYDPRHA